One genomic region from Sulfuriflexus mobilis encodes:
- a CDS encoding GGDEF domain-containing protein — translation MVTDYFKAYAFDDARRQALLDLLELTEADHHCAQILQQFILRPHAEKIIDDFYAYMLKFPAYRQIIPEKKIAALKSTQANYLQSFGVAFETIGYFSHRLMVGAAHKWVGLTLGLYQCAYRALQQFMLDAIPEGFEEEGISGQQLRTFIHKMVSLDMTLAIEAYHSAQLMDLEESLHELRDEGEHLRQRVITDSLTGLATREYALRELQQHLERYNGRGDICLIMADIDYFKKVNDTHGHMAGDEVLREVSLSLQAAVRGFDTVSRYGGEEFLIVLSQASPKVARQVAERIRQRVNETVIEFAGSKLSVTISQGIAVAHAGDTGAALLHRADQALYLAKEQGRDRFVMDEDDVTRR, via the coding sequence ATGGTTACAGATTATTTTAAGGCCTATGCATTTGACGATGCCCGTCGACAGGCCTTGTTAGACCTGCTCGAGTTGACCGAGGCCGATCACCATTGCGCGCAAATTTTACAACAATTTATTCTAAGGCCGCATGCGGAAAAGATCATTGATGATTTTTATGCCTACATGCTCAAGTTCCCGGCATACAGGCAAATTATCCCTGAAAAGAAAATCGCCGCGCTGAAATCGACCCAGGCGAATTACCTGCAGAGTTTCGGGGTAGCCTTTGAGACCATTGGTTATTTCAGTCATCGCTTGATGGTGGGTGCGGCGCATAAATGGGTGGGCCTGACGCTGGGCCTGTACCAGTGTGCCTACCGTGCGTTACAGCAATTCATGCTCGATGCCATTCCGGAAGGTTTTGAAGAAGAGGGCATTAGCGGGCAACAGCTGCGTACCTTTATCCATAAAATGGTCAGCCTCGACATGACCCTGGCGATCGAGGCCTACCATAGCGCACAGCTGATGGACCTGGAAGAATCCCTGCATGAGTTGCGTGATGAGGGGGAGCATCTGCGGCAGAGGGTGATCACCGATAGCCTGACCGGGCTGGCGACACGTGAATATGCCTTGCGCGAGCTGCAGCAGCATCTGGAACGCTATAATGGTCGCGGCGACATCTGCCTGATCATGGCCGATATCGACTACTTCAAAAAGGTCAATGACACCCACGGGCATATGGCCGGTGACGAGGTCTTGCGTGAGGTGAGTCTTTCCCTGCAGGCCGCGGTCAGAGGTTTTGATACCGTCAGCCGTTATGGTGGCGAGGAGTTTCTGATCGTCCTGAGCCAGGCGAGCCCGAAGGTGGCGCGACAGGTGGCAGAGCGTATCCGTCAGCGGGTCAATGAGACCGTCATTGAGTTTGCAGGCAGTAAGTTATCTGTCACTATTAGTCAGGGAATTGCGGTGGCCCATGCCGGGGACACCGGCGCGGCATTACTCCACCGGGCAGACCAGGCCTTGTATCTTGCCAAGGAGCAGGGGCGGGATCGATTCGTGATGGACGAGGATGATGTTACTAGGCGTTGA